The genomic window GCCTATCGCGTGATAGCGCGCGTCCGGCCCGGGAGCATCGTGCTCTTCCACGATGGCAGTGAAGCGGCCCTGCGGGGGGATGCGGTCGACCCGTCGTCCATGTTGAAGGCGCTCGACCTGGTCTTCAACCGCCTGCGCGACACGTTGACGTCCGTCACGGTCCCCGACCTGCTCCGGCGAGGCCGGCCCCGACGCGTGCTCTGGCGTCAGCGCAACCGATTGGCGCTCGGCGGCGGCTGAACGAAGTGCTCGCGCTTGCGGGCGAGCGATCGCCTGACGACCTCGAGAAGATTTCGGTTCGACGCCGCGTCGGTGAGGGACAGATTCGCGTCGTGCACGCGCTTGTGGAGCAGCACGCGCTCGACCACGGCCGTGCGGACCCCCAGGTCGTGCGCGCGCGAGAACCAATCGACGTCCTCGGCGGTGGACAGGCGCGAGTCGAACCGCCCCACGAGGTCGAACACCGACCGTCGCGCCAGCAGGGTCTCCATGATGTGACCGACGTGGTCGCCTTCGAGCAGGTCGCGCTTGAAAGCCGGGGGCGCCGCGCACCCCGGTTCGAGGAAGAAGCGCAGCCGCGCCGTCACGTACTGGACCTGAGGCCGGGGGCGGAGAAACCCAACCTGGGCGCTCAGCTTGTCAGGGGTCCAGAGATCATCCGCCGACAGGAACGCGAGCATGTCGCCACGTGTGACCTCGATACCGGTGTTGTAGGCGCTCGCGACCCCCGTCCCTGCTTGCGGGACGACGCGCACCGCCGGATACGAGCCGGCGATCGCGGCGCTGTCGTCCGCCGACCCGCCGTCGACGACGACCACCTCGACGGGACGCAAGTCCTGCGCGAGCACACTGTCGATCGCCGCGCGCAGAAACCGCGCGCCGTTCTTTACGGCCACAATGACGCTCACCGTCGAGTCCGCCACCGCTGTCGCCCCTCCTGGATGTCCGGTGCCTGCGTCCGCCCGGTGCGACGCTTGGACGCCCATTCGTCGGCGGGGATGGTACACCCCTGCCGCGGAGGGCACGGGCGCCCGACCTCCGCTCGCATGATTGTCCTTCTTCAAACAGACATTCCCGTCCCCCAGAAGATCCGCCGGTTCATACCTCCGATGGGAGCGCCGCGGGCAGGACTCGACGTGAACGCACCGTATAATGCGATGACGATGGAGGAGACGCGCGTGTGAGCATGAGTATCGGATACGCGAAACGAGACCCCTGGCCCACGTGGCAAGAGGAACTGCTCTTGCGCGCGGCGCTGTTGCGCGGCCCCGAGGCCCTCGCCGCCTGGGCCCAATGGAAATCCACGATCGACTTCGACGACATCGATAGTGAGTCGTACCGGCTGGTCCCCCGACTCTATTGCAGCCTGAGAGACCAAGGCGTCTCCGATCCGCTCTTGGGGAGGCTCCGAGGCATCTACCGGCGGACCTGGTATCAAAATCAGCTGCGGTTCCACGCGATGGCCCGCCCACTGCGGTTGCTGCACGCAGCGGGAATTCCAAGCATGTTGCTCAAAGGCGCGGCGCTGGTCTTACAGTACTACCGAGACTATGGCATGCGGCCGATGACGGACTTCGACATCTGTGTTCCGGGGAACCAGGCGTCGAGCGCAATCCAGCTGCTGCGGGGCAATGGCTTTACCCCGTGCGGGGCGCCCGAGGACGCGCTGCTCGACGCCACGGCGCATCCTGACCGCCACTCCGAGATGGAATTTCACGACGCCGCCGGACACGAGTTCGACGTGCACTGGCGGTTGTTCCCGGAGAGCATCGCGCCCGACGTGAGCGCGCCGTTCTGGCAGGACACGGTCGAGATGGATGCGCTGGGGACGCCCACCCGGGCGTTGAGACCGGCGGACCAGTTGCTGCACGTCTGCGTGCACGGGATCGTGCGCGGCGCCATCGGGTTCGAGGTGTCGAGGGTTCGCTGGGTGATGGATGTCATGACCATCCTCAGCACTTCCGGCGAGGCACTCGATTGGACCCGCCTGCTAGCGCAGGCGGGCCGATGCGGGTTCATCCCGCCGCTGCGGGCCGGGCTGACGTACGTGCGGCGCACACTCGACGGGCCGATCCCCGACCGCGTGCTGCAACAGCTTCGCGCCATGCCCGTGCCGCTCACCGATCGCATCGTCCACGCGGCGCGGATCGAGCCACCTGAGCGCTGGGGGCCACTGCTGACCGTGTGTGTCGGCTACCTCGACCACTCGCGGAGCCTACCTCCAGGCACCGGCGCGCTCCGCACGCTTGCCGGGATGCCCGGCTACTACCGCCGCCGGTGGCGAGTCCAGCGGGGCTGGTCCCTGCCGTTCGACCTGGCGGTGCGGGGGGTGCGCCGGGTCGGGTGGACGGTGAGGCGGTACGGGCTGGGATGGGCGTCGCGGCGCGCCCGACGCTTGCTTTCGGCGCCCGCGCGTTTCTCCGCGAAGGCCGAGAAGCGCTAGCGCGTTAGCCGCGGTATCCCGGCCGTGCCGCGGCCCGCGGGTCCGGCATCTCCTCCACCGGCACTTCGATCAGCGCGGGCCGGTCGTTTGCGAGGGCCTCTCCGAGCGTCCTCCGGAGCGCATCGGGCGTGCCCACGCGGATGCCGTCCATCCCGAACGCCTCCGCGAGCCTGACGAAGTCGGGATTCAGCAGGTCGGACGCGATGACGCGCCCGCCAAACGACTCCCGCTGGATCCGCCGGACGTTCCCGTACGCGTTGTCGCTGAACACGATCGCCACGACGTTGATCCGGTGCCGCACGGCGGTCGAGAGCTCCTGGACGTTGTACATGAACCCCCCGTCGCCGTTGATCGAGACGACCTTCCGGCCGGGCGCGCCGACCTGCGCGCCGAGGGCGTTCGCGAACCCGTGGCCGAGCGTGCCCTGATATCCGGAGGTGAGGTACGTCCGGGGCGCGTAGACGGGGAACCCGACGTTGGACCAGTAGCCCACCTGGGTCATTTCCGTGACGAGAATCCCATCATCGGGAAGCACGTCCCGGATCGCCGCGGCGTACGCGGCCTGCGGCTGCACCGTCTCCAGCCGCGCGCGCGTCCGCGCCCGCACCGCTTCTAGGTCATCCCGACGGCTCTCCCGCTTCCGGTTGTGCCGGGGCACGGCGGCCACCAGCGCGTCGAGTCCCCGCTTCGCATCGGCCGGAAGTCCCAGGGTGACGTCGGAGTTGCGGCCGATCTCGGCGGGGTCGATGTCCAGCTGAATCACCGTCTGTCCCGCGCGCGGGCCCCAGTCGGACCGGGAGGGCAGGTAGAACCGGGTGCCCACGACGAACACCACGTCCGATGCCGGCACCAGCTCCGCCGCCGCCGTCATCGTCTGCGCGAGGTAGTGCCGATCGGACACGGCGCCCTTCCCGTTCTCCGTCATCACGACCGGAGCTTCCAGCATCGCGGCGAGCTGTCGGAGCGGTTCCCACGCGGCGGATCGCAAAACGCCTCCGCCCGCGAAGATGATCGGGCGCTCCGCGGCCCCGAGCATCCGTGCCGCACGGTCGACCAGGTCCGGGTCTCCGGCCGGGGGGTCGACCGCCAGCGGCTCCGCCGGTGCCATCTCGGCAGTCTCCCGCAGGACGTCCGGCGGGATCTCGACCGCCACCGGTCGTGGGCGCCCGGTACGAAGCTGTCGGAACGCCTCGTGGACGATACCGGGGATGTCTTCGGACTTGGTCGCCCCCGCCGTCCACTTGGTGACCGACCGAAGCGCGACGAGCTGGTCGTTGATCTCGTGCAGCAGCCCGCGACCCGCACCGATCTCGGCGGATGGAATCTGTCCCGTCACGCACAGCACCGGGGACGAGCACGCGTACGCCGTCGCCAGGCCGGCCATGGCGTTGAGCACGCCCGGGCCGGGCACGGTCAGGCACACGCCGACCCGCCCGGTCACCCTCGCGTACCCGTCGGCCATGTACGAGACCGCCTGCTCGTGGCGGGTGTGGTACACTCGGACCGCGTCGCGCGCCGCGTGCAACGCATCGAACGCCCAATCGAGCTGGACCCCGGGGAGACCGAACACCACGTCGACCCCTTGGGCGATGAGTCCCTGCACCAGAGCCTGCCCGCCCGTGAGATGTGTCGCCGTGTCTTGTCCTTGCGCGCGTGCGACCGACACCTGGTTCCTCCTCACGTTCGCGTTCGAGCCCGGCCGATCGATGATCCGGGCGCGGTTAGGCGCCCGCGACCGCCGTGCCCCGTAGGGTGCGGCGGCACCCTGCCCGTAGGGATTCGACGCGCTTGGCTGGAGCCCTAGCCTCGGCAGCGTTGCACGGCCGTTGCGTAGGCGCGCTCGTCGCTCGGACCTCCCCACACCGCGTCGATCTTGAAATCGGGTTCCCCGAGGATGAGCCCGTCCGATGCCCGATAGAGCTGCTGCACGTTCGCCAGCCCGACGCCGCTCCCCACTAGGACCGGGAGCGCGACCGCCGCTCGCACCGTATCCAAGGTCTCCGCCGCCGGCGGGATCGGGCTCCGGGCCCCGGAGACGATCACCGCGTCGGCCCCGCCCCGCTCCGCGAGGTCGGCCGCGGCGTGCTCGATGGGAACGTCGAAGAGCGGGTGGGCGTGCTTGACGTGGACGTCGCCGAAGATCAGCACGTGGGCGCCGAGCTCGTGCTTGAGCCGCGCGAGTGCGGCGGCGCACCCCTCGATCACGCCCTGGTCCGTGGCGTACGCGCCGATCATGATGTTGCACCGAATGAAACGCGCGGCGGTCACATGCGCGATCGACAGCGCCTCGGCGCAGGCGTTTCTCAGCACGTTCAGGCCGACGGCGAGCTTGGTGTGGGCGACGACTTCCCCGGCGATCGCGGTCATCGCGGCGATCGTCACCGGCGGCACGCGCTCCTTGAAGAACGGTGTGTCGCCGACGTTCTCGACGATCACCGCGTCGAGCCCGGCGCGCTCCAGTATCCTCGCTTCCGAGAGCGCGTACCGCACCAGCGCGTCCATGGCGAGCGTGTTCCCTGGGGCGCCGGGGAGCGCGGGCATGTGGATCATCCCGATGAGGGGCTTTTCGGGGAACCCGTTCGGAAGTTGCCGCGCTCCGTGTCCACGCATCGACGACGCCTCCGGGCACTCCGCGTCCTGAAGTCGTGTTCCGCGTCGGGACCGCTTTGTTCCTCCACGGGCGAGCAGGGGATCCACTGCCGCCCCGAGTAGTGTGGCACTGGAACGACGTCGTGGGAACGAGGAGCGCGCGATGAGGAGCGTATGCGCGGCGTTGATCGTCGCGGTGTTGGCAGTCATTCCCGCGGGCACGTCGGCGGCGACACCGGCCAAGGTGGGGTTGGTCACCGATATCGGCGGCCTCAACGACCGCAGTTTCAACCAACTGTCCTATGAAGGACTGCAGCGGGCCAAGAGCGAGCTGGGCGTCCAGACCGGCGTCGTGCAGTCCACCTCGCAGAACGACTACGTGCCGAACCTCACAAACTTCGCGCGCAGCGGCTACCAGCTGGTGATCGCGGTGGGGTTCCTGATGAAAGACGCCACCGAGCAGGTCGCCAAGGACTTTCCGAAGACCCACTTCCTGCTGATCGACGACGTGATCAAGGACCGCCCGAACGTGACGAGCGCCGTGTTCTCCACCGAGCAGTGCGGGTACCTGGTCGGCGCGCTCGCCGCGCTCGTGGACCAGGACGCCAGCGTGAAGCTGCCCGGGCTGCGCCACACCGGCACGATCGGCGTGGTCGGCGGGATCCAGATCCCGCCCGTGGATAGCTACATCGCCGGGTACTACGAAGGCGCGTGGGCGGTCAACCCGAAGGTCAAGGTCCTCCGGGGCTACACCGGCAACTTCAACGATCCGGCGTCCGGCAAGGCGCTCGCACTCGCGCAGCACAGCCGCGGCGCCGACATCGTCTTCCAAGTCGCCGGCGGTACCGGCGAAGGCGTGATCGAGGCGGCCAAGGCGGAGGGCTTCCTGGCGATCGGCGTGGACAGCGATCAGGCGTACCTCGCCCCGAACAACGTGCTCACAAGCGCGATGAAGCGCGTGGACACATCCGTGTTCCTGACCGCAAAGCGCCTGCGTGACGGCACGCTGCAGGGCGGGACCGAGACGTTTGATCTACAGAACGGCGGCGTCGGGATCGGCGCCATCCTGAAGGCCGTCCCGGCAAGGATGACGGCCAAGGTCGACGCCCTAAAACAGCAGATCACAAACGGCACGGTCAAGGTGAGCCCGCAGATGCCGGCGGCGGCCGGAAAGTAACGGGTTCCGCCGGCTCCCGCGTGGCCGCCGAGGCGGGTCCCGCCGGCTCCCGCGAACCGCCACCGGTTCTGCGCGTCCGGGGACTGACCAAACAGTTCCCGGGCGTCCGTGCGTTGAACGGCGTCGACGTCGATCTGCGCCCCGGCGAGGTGCACGCGATCCTCGGCGAGAACGGCGCCGGCAAGTCGACGCTCATGAACATCGTGTACGGGCTATTGCGCCCCGACGCGGGGACGTTGGAGTTGTGGGGCCGGCCCTACGCCCCGGCGTCGCCCCGAGACGCGGCCGTGGCCGGGATCGGCATGGTGCACCAGCACTTCATGCTGATCCCCGCGCTCACGGTTGCCGAGAACGTCGCGCTCGGTGCGGAACCACGCCGGGGTCTCGCCCTCGACCTCGAGATCGTGCACGAGCGGCTACGCGCACTCTCCGCCGCCTACGGCATGGAGGTACCGCCGCAGGCCAGGGTGGCGGACCTGTCGGTCGGCGTGCGTCAGCGCGTGGAGATCCTAAAGGCACTGTACCGCGACGCGCGGATGCTGGTCTTGGACGAACCCACAGCGCTCCTCACGCCGCAGGAAACGCTCGAGCTGTTTGGGGCGATTCGCGCCTGCACGGCGCGCGGGCTGTCCGTGATCTTCGTCAGCCATAAACTCGACGAAGTCTGTGCGATCAGCGACCGGGTCACGGTGCTGCGCCACGGCAGGCGCATCGCCACACACGACACCCGCAACGTGACGCCGCGCGAACTCGCGCGCGAAATGGTCGGCCGCGACGTCATGACCGGCCTGGATCGCCCGCCGCGCGCACCCGGACCCCCGCTCCTCGCCGCGGAGGACCTGGCGGCACCCGGCCTGGGCCCGCTCGGCTTCGACGTCCTCGCGGGGGAGATCCTTGGCATCGCGGGCGTGGAGGGCAACGGCCAGGAGACGCTCGTCGCCGCGCTCGCCGGCCTCGTGCCCGCGCGGGGCGCGCTCCGGCTCGGCGGCGCCCGGCTCGACCGCTTGAACGCGCGGCGGCGGATCGAGGCGGGACTCGCGGTCATTCCCAGCGATCGCCAAGAGGACGGGCTTGTGCTCCCGATGACCGTCGCCGAGAACCTCGCGCTCCGGCGGTTTCACGGCCCGCCGTACACCCGGCGTGGCCTGCTCGACCTGCGCTACTGGTACGAGCGGGCCGGGCGGATTGTGGAGATGTACGATATCCGTCCGCCGCGACCGCGGGCGCCGGTCGCGACGCTGTCGGGCGGCAACCAGCAGAAGGTCGTGCTCGCTCGCGAGATCGACGCGGGGCCCACGGTGTTGATCGCGAGCCAACCGACCCGCGGGCTGGACGTGGGCGCCACCGAGTTCGTGCACCGACAACTCCTCCGCCTGCGCGCGGAGGGGCGCGGCGTCCTCCTGCTCTCGCTCGATCTCGACGAGATCCTCGCCCTCGCCGACCGCATCGCGGTGGTGTACCGCGGGCGTTTCATGGCCACGCTGACCCGGGAGGCGGCCGACCGCGAGCGGCTGGGCCTGCTGATGGCCGGTACGCAGCTGTGACATCCGAGCGGCTCTGGCCGCTGATCGCCACGGGCTTGGCCATCGTCATGGGCGGCGCGCTCGTTGCCGGATTCGGACACGACCCGATCGCGGCGTACGGGTCGCTGCTCGCCGGCGCCTTCGGAAGCGGCTACGCGGTCGCGACCACGCTTGCGCGAGCGCTGCCGCTCATGCTCGCCGGGCTGGCGGTCGCCCTTTCGTTTCAAAGCGGGCTGTTCAACATCGGCGCCTCGGGCCAGTTCTGGCTCGGCGCGATCGCGGCCGCGTGGGTGGGATTCCGTGTCCAGGCGCCGACGTGGGTGCACCTACCGGGGGCGCTCGTGGCGGGCACCGTCGCCGGCGCGGCGTGGGCGGCGATCGTTCCGGGGCTCGCGAAGGCGTACCGCGGCGCGAACGAGGTCATCACGACGCTGATGATGACCTACGCCGCCGTGTACTTCGGCCACTACCTGATCGAAGGCGGACCGATGCAGGCGCCCGGCTTCGTTCCCCAGTCGCCCGAAATCGCGGCGAGCGCGACGCTGCCGACGCTGGTCCTCGGCAGCCAGCTCTCCTGGGGCCTCGTGCTCGCGCCGCTCGCGGCCGTGGCCGTCTGGTTCCTCATGCAGCGGACGGCGCTCGGCTTCGCGCTGCGCGTGACCGGGCTCAACCCACGCGCCGCGCGCTACGCCGGGATCAACCCGGCGTGGGCGGTCCTCACCGCACTGGCGCTGAGCGGAGCGATCGCCGGCTTCGCCGGCGCCGTGCAGGTGCTGGGGGTGGACCATCGCCTCTACGATAGCTTCGGCACCGAGGCCGGCTTTACGGGCATCGTGGTCGCGCTGCTGGCCCGCAACAACCCGTTCGGGGTGCTCGTCGCCGCGGTGCTGTTCGGCGCGCTCGCGAGCGGCGGCAACACCATGCAGCTCAACGCCGGCGTCCCGTTCCACCTCGTGGACGTGATCCAGGGGCTGATCATCTTCTTCATCGCCGCGGAGGGACTGCTCCGGTACGTCCGGCCCACCCGCCCTGCGCTCTCTCGCAGGCCGACGTGATGTTCGACTGGCTGGTCAACCCGCAGCTCTGGACCTCGACGCTCGTCCTGGCGGTCCCGATCGCGTTCGCTGCGCTCGGCGGGGTGTTCTCGGAACGCGCGGGGGTCGTGAACATCGCGCTCGAAGGCAAGATGGCGATCGGGGCTTTCACGGCCGTGGCGATCTCGGCGTTGACGGGAAACGTCTGGCTCGGGCTCCTCGCGGCTCTCGCCGCGGCTGCCCTGGCCGCGGGCGCGCTCGCGTGGGCGACCGTTTATCTCAGGGCCGACCACATCATCTGCGGGCTCGCGATCAACATCCTGGCCGTCGGGATCACGGGCTTTCTCTTCAACACGATCTACGGCCCGCTCGGCACCCCGACGAGCACGCCGCCCGTCCCGACGTGGACGCTGCCGGGCCTGAGCGCCGTCCCGTTCATCGGCGAGGTCCTCGACAATCACCAGGCGCTCGTGTATCTCTTCTTCGGGGTCCTCGTCGTCGCCAACTGGGTCATGTTCCGGACGCCGCTCGGACTACGCTGGCGCGCCGTCGGCGAGCATCCGAGAGCCGCCGACGCCGCCGGCGTGCCGGTGCTCCGCGTCAAGTTCTGGGCGGTCGTCGCGGCGGGCGCCGTGGCGGGACTCGGCGGCGCGGACCTCTCGGTGGGCATCTTGAACAGCTTCAGCCCGGACATGGTGGCCGGACGCGGATTCATCGCGCTTGCCGCCGTCATCTTCGGCGGATGGCGCCCCTGGGGTGCGTTTTGGGCATCGGTGCTCTTTGGCTTCACGACCGCGTTATCGTTTCAACTCCAAGGTGTCTCGAGGATCTCGAAAGACCTGCTCTTGATTCTTCCGTACGCTGCGACCGTGCTGGTGCTCGCCGGGGTCGTGGGGCGCACGACGCCCCCGGCCTCCGACGGCCTCCCTTACGACCCCGAACGCTAGCCCGAGGGTACCCCGGTGCGGGATCCCCAGGCGATCCTGCGTCGCCCACGCGGCACCGCGGAAGCCCCGGGGACCCTGCCGGGCGCCCGCCGGATGGAATCAGACCGCCCGGCCGGCGGGATCAGGTCGGCACCCGATCCCGGTTCCAACGGGCCCCTGATAGCCTAGTGGCGGGCCGAGCGCCCGGACAGAACGTGTCGAGGATCCCATCGTGCCGGACGATGCACGCGTGTCAGCGGC from bacterium includes these protein-coding regions:
- a CDS encoding glycosyltransferase produces the protein MADSTVSVIVAVKNGARFLRAAIDSVLAQDLRPVEVVVVDGGSADDSAAIAGSYPAVRVVPQAGTGVASAYNTGIEVTRGDMLAFLSADDLWTPDKLSAQVGFLRPRPQVQYVTARLRFFLEPGCAAPPAFKRDLLEGDHVGHIMETLLARRSVFDLVGRFDSRLSTAEDVDWFSRAHDLGVRTAVVERVLLHKRVHDANLSLTDAASNRNLLEVVRRSLARKREHFVQPPPSANRLR
- a CDS encoding nucleotidyltransferase family protein; this translates as MSIGYAKRDPWPTWQEELLLRAALLRGPEALAAWAQWKSTIDFDDIDSESYRLVPRLYCSLRDQGVSDPLLGRLRGIYRRTWYQNQLRFHAMARPLRLLHAAGIPSMLLKGAALVLQYYRDYGMRPMTDFDICVPGNQASSAIQLLRGNGFTPCGAPEDALLDATAHPDRHSEMEFHDAAGHEFDVHWRLFPESIAPDVSAPFWQDTVEMDALGTPTRALRPADQLLHVCVHGIVRGAIGFEVSRVRWVMDVMTILSTSGEALDWTRLLAQAGRCGFIPPLRAGLTYVRRTLDGPIPDRVLQQLRAMPVPLTDRIVHAARIEPPERWGPLLTVCVGYLDHSRSLPPGTGALRTLAGMPGYYRRRWRVQRGWSLPFDLAVRGVRRVGWTVRRYGLGWASRRARRLLSAPARFSAKAEKR
- a CDS encoding thiamine pyrophosphate-dependent enzyme, producing the protein MSVARAQGQDTATHLTGGQALVQGLIAQGVDVVFGLPGVQLDWAFDALHAARDAVRVYHTRHEQAVSYMADGYARVTGRVGVCLTVPGPGVLNAMAGLATAYACSSPVLCVTGQIPSAEIGAGRGLLHEINDQLVALRSVTKWTAGATKSEDIPGIVHEAFRQLRTGRPRPVAVEIPPDVLRETAEMAPAEPLAVDPPAGDPDLVDRAARMLGAAERPIIFAGGGVLRSAAWEPLRQLAAMLEAPVVMTENGKGAVSDRHYLAQTMTAAAELVPASDVVFVVGTRFYLPSRSDWGPRAGQTVIQLDIDPAEIGRNSDVTLGLPADAKRGLDALVAAVPRHNRKRESRRDDLEAVRARTRARLETVQPQAAYAAAIRDVLPDDGILVTEMTQVGYWSNVGFPVYAPRTYLTSGYQGTLGHGFANALGAQVGAPGRKVVSINGDGGFMYNVQELSTAVRHRINVVAIVFSDNAYGNVRRIQRESFGGRVIASDLLNPDFVRLAEAFGMDGIRVGTPDALRRTLGEALANDRPALIEVPVEEMPDPRAAARPGYRG
- a CDS encoding BtpA/SgcQ family protein, which encodes MRGHGARQLPNGFPEKPLIGMIHMPALPGAPGNTLAMDALVRYALSEARILERAGLDAVIVENVGDTPFFKERVPPVTIAAMTAIAGEVVAHTKLAVGLNVLRNACAEALSIAHVTAARFIRCNIMIGAYATDQGVIEGCAAALARLKHELGAHVLIFGDVHVKHAHPLFDVPIEHAAADLAERGGADAVIVSGARSPIPPAAETLDTVRAAVALPVLVGSGVGLANVQQLYRASDGLILGEPDFKIDAVWGGPSDERAYATAVQRCRG
- a CDS encoding BMP family ABC transporter substrate-binding protein; this encodes MRSVCAALIVAVLAVIPAGTSAATPAKVGLVTDIGGLNDRSFNQLSYEGLQRAKSELGVQTGVVQSTSQNDYVPNLTNFARSGYQLVIAVGFLMKDATEQVAKDFPKTHFLLIDDVIKDRPNVTSAVFSTEQCGYLVGALAALVDQDASVKLPGLRHTGTIGVVGGIQIPPVDSYIAGYYEGAWAVNPKVKVLRGYTGNFNDPASGKALALAQHSRGADIVFQVAGGTGEGVIEAAKAEGFLAIGVDSDQAYLAPNNVLTSAMKRVDTSVFLTAKRLRDGTLQGGTETFDLQNGGVGIGAILKAVPARMTAKVDALKQQITNGTVKVSPQMPAAAGK
- a CDS encoding ABC transporter ATP-binding protein: MAAEAGPAGSREPPPVLRVRGLTKQFPGVRALNGVDVDLRPGEVHAILGENGAGKSTLMNIVYGLLRPDAGTLELWGRPYAPASPRDAAVAGIGMVHQHFMLIPALTVAENVALGAEPRRGLALDLEIVHERLRALSAAYGMEVPPQARVADLSVGVRQRVEILKALYRDARMLVLDEPTALLTPQETLELFGAIRACTARGLSVIFVSHKLDEVCAISDRVTVLRHGRRIATHDTRNVTPRELAREMVGRDVMTGLDRPPRAPGPPLLAAEDLAAPGLGPLGFDVLAGEILGIAGVEGNGQETLVAALAGLVPARGALRLGGARLDRLNARRRIEAGLAVIPSDRQEDGLVLPMTVAENLALRRFHGPPYTRRGLLDLRYWYERAGRIVEMYDIRPPRPRAPVATLSGGNQQKVVLAREIDAGPTVLIASQPTRGLDVGATEFVHRQLLRLRAEGRGVLLLSLDLDEILALADRIAVVYRGRFMATLTREAADRERLGLLMAGTQL
- a CDS encoding ABC transporter permease, with the translated sequence MTSERLWPLIATGLAIVMGGALVAGFGHDPIAAYGSLLAGAFGSGYAVATTLARALPLMLAGLAVALSFQSGLFNIGASGQFWLGAIAAAWVGFRVQAPTWVHLPGALVAGTVAGAAWAAIVPGLAKAYRGANEVITTLMMTYAAVYFGHYLIEGGPMQAPGFVPQSPEIAASATLPTLVLGSQLSWGLVLAPLAAVAVWFLMQRTALGFALRVTGLNPRAARYAGINPAWAVLTALALSGAIAGFAGAVQVLGVDHRLYDSFGTEAGFTGIVVALLARNNPFGVLVAAVLFGALASGGNTMQLNAGVPFHLVDVIQGLIIFFIAAEGLLRYVRPTRPALSRRPT
- a CDS encoding ABC transporter permease, translated to MFDWLVNPQLWTSTLVLAVPIAFAALGGVFSERAGVVNIALEGKMAIGAFTAVAISALTGNVWLGLLAALAAAALAAGALAWATVYLRADHIICGLAINILAVGITGFLFNTIYGPLGTPTSTPPVPTWTLPGLSAVPFIGEVLDNHQALVYLFFGVLVVANWVMFRTPLGLRWRAVGEHPRAADAAGVPVLRVKFWAVVAAGAVAGLGGADLSVGILNSFSPDMVAGRGFIALAAVIFGGWRPWGAFWASVLFGFTTALSFQLQGVSRISKDLLLILPYAATVLVLAGVVGRTTPPASDGLPYDPER